The Ruania alba genome window below encodes:
- the rpmG gene encoding 50S ribosomal protein L33, translated as MAKKSADVRPKVVIQSTAGTGYRYITEKNRRNSPDRLVLMKYDPRVRRHVEFKEIR; from the coding sequence ATGGCGAAGAAGTCCGCTGACGTCCGCCCGAAGGTGGTGATCCAGTCCACCGCCGGGACCGGATACCGCTACATCACCGAAAAGAACCGGCGGAACTCACCTGACCGCCTGGTCCTGATGAAGTACGACCCGCGGGTGCGCCGACACGTCGAGTTCAAGGAGATCCGCTGA
- the rpsN gene encoding 30S ribosomal protein S14 gives MAKASKIAKNLQRQDTVARFAEIRAELKKASVDPHRSAEEREAAMRALHKLPRNASPTRVRNRDVADGRPRGHLRKFGLSRVRLREMALRGELPGITKSSW, from the coding sequence ATGGCCAAGGCATCCAAGATCGCGAAGAACCTGCAACGCCAGGACACGGTGGCCCGGTTCGCGGAGATCCGCGCCGAGCTGAAGAAGGCGTCGGTGGACCCGCACCGCAGCGCCGAGGAGCGCGAGGCGGCCATGCGTGCGCTGCACAAGCTCCCTCGGAATGCGAGCCCCACCCGCGTCCGCAACCGTGACGTCGCCGATGGCCGCCCCCGCGGGCACCTGCGCAAGTTCGGACTCTCCCGGGTGCGGCTGCGCGAGATGGCGCTGCGCGGGGAGCTACCTGGGATCACCAAGTCCAGTTGGTAA
- a CDS encoding TNT domain-containing protein: MDDPAAQRLTDRIVAALFEAAGDDATDVHLEWSQAGTQHSGRAYAVVGGAAHWIEVPTEIAPDLRALRAATADRRAGAWLSVEIDAQRGGDVRVNRNDDRRPYWNSTTASMLDAPAAPPVPDERRWLADLQRYPRDRAHLPDWLNPGEVEGEAAAQLRAGLDGIGVPRGGVVLPGEHAPDTEPPEPLEGAVEVVRYGARHYGVQVVDYGQHVLLGEYFTERAACDVVWQYVSAPLPAPVHVPHAELSARVQAAQQGLAELGQRVTAAGPGGVITNLATGVPYDRIGTVDGLYFFVWGTAWEQRSLPPSARGPGAQQEVFVAAREVEVQAEIAPAWFGQPGGGLRFHVEPPARGVRDLVRAGVLQRVVVT; this comes from the coding sequence ATGGACGATCCCGCCGCGCAGCGGCTCACCGACCGCATCGTGGCTGCCCTGTTCGAGGCGGCCGGCGACGACGCCACCGACGTGCACCTGGAGTGGTCCCAGGCAGGTACGCAGCACTCGGGTCGGGCCTACGCGGTCGTCGGTGGAGCCGCGCACTGGATCGAAGTGCCCACCGAGATCGCCCCAGACCTGCGGGCGCTCCGTGCCGCGACTGCGGACCGACGGGCCGGGGCGTGGCTCTCGGTGGAGATCGATGCCCAGCGTGGTGGCGACGTCCGCGTGAACCGCAATGATGATCGCCGGCCGTACTGGAACTCCACCACGGCCTCGATGCTGGACGCCCCGGCTGCCCCTCCGGTGCCGGACGAGCGGCGCTGGCTGGCCGACCTGCAGCGGTACCCGCGTGACCGCGCGCATCTGCCGGACTGGCTCAACCCCGGAGAGGTCGAGGGGGAAGCGGCGGCGCAGCTGCGCGCGGGCCTGGACGGAATTGGGGTGCCTCGCGGCGGAGTCGTGCTCCCCGGTGAGCATGCGCCGGACACCGAGCCACCCGAACCGCTGGAGGGCGCGGTCGAGGTGGTGCGGTACGGGGCCAGGCACTATGGCGTCCAGGTGGTCGACTACGGCCAGCACGTGCTGCTCGGTGAGTACTTCACCGAGCGGGCCGCCTGCGATGTGGTGTGGCAGTACGTCAGCGCGCCGCTGCCGGCACCGGTGCACGTACCGCATGCCGAACTCTCTGCCCGGGTGCAGGCCGCCCAGCAGGGGCTCGCCGAGCTGGGGCAGCGGGTGACGGCGGCCGGTCCAGGTGGCGTCATCACCAACCTGGCGACCGGGGTTCCGTACGACCGGATCGGCACGGTGGACGGGTTGTACTTCTTCGTCTGGGGCACAGCCTGGGAGCAACGGTCGCTACCGCCGTCGGCGCGTGGCCCCGGGGCACAGCAGGAGGTGTTCGTGGCCGCTCGCGAGGTGGAGGTGCAGGCAGAGATCGCCCCGGCGTGGTTCGGGCAGCCCGGCGGCGGCTTGCGATTCCACGTCGAACCCCCGGCCCGTGGGGTGCGGGACCTGGTCCGCGCGGGGGTGCTGCAGCGCGTGGTGGTCACGTGA
- the codB gene encoding cytosine permease — MSEPTPKAAGEAEVSSAVVDPDYPVQPVPPGARKSLFSLSIVLLGFTFFTPTMLAGAQVGAAFEFWPLMGVLLLGSVILGVYVAVIGGIGASTGLTTVMMCRYAFGRRGSILTSLLLGGTQVGWYGVTVATLAQLIAQAAGWESDLVVRLLMVAGGLAMGATAYFGYRGMYALSVVSVPLLLVLAAWVTIRSFAETDGLSGMLAQRPTASMGVAAAVTIIVGTFVSGGTQAPNWTRFARTPRQGFGAAAVAFLIGNMLMLFFGAIGALAFGQADFVMVLFDLGLVVWGVVFLIGNLWTTNDNTAYNFGVAGAEIANSPSKKPFVIGGVVIGTLLAVTGIYDSLPAFLGWLGILIPPVGGVLIGEWWSRWRGGVPESATRVGAVRWENVAAYAVGSLVAWGTGELAWGIPPVNGIVVALLAAVVAGRLVKGTGPR; from the coding sequence ATGAGCGAGCCCACGCCGAAGGCGGCTGGAGAGGCCGAGGTGAGCTCCGCCGTCGTGGATCCCGACTACCCCGTGCAGCCGGTGCCACCCGGCGCGCGCAAGTCGCTGTTCTCCCTCTCGATCGTGCTCCTCGGGTTCACCTTCTTCACTCCCACCATGCTCGCCGGCGCGCAGGTGGGCGCCGCGTTCGAGTTCTGGCCGCTGATGGGGGTGCTGCTGCTCGGATCCGTGATCCTCGGCGTGTACGTAGCCGTGATCGGTGGGATCGGCGCGTCCACCGGGCTGACCACGGTGATGATGTGCCGGTACGCCTTCGGCCGCCGCGGCTCGATCCTCACCTCGCTGCTGCTCGGCGGCACCCAGGTGGGTTGGTACGGCGTCACCGTGGCCACGCTCGCCCAGCTGATCGCGCAGGCGGCCGGGTGGGAGTCCGACCTCGTGGTCCGCTTGCTGATGGTCGCCGGTGGCCTGGCGATGGGGGCGACGGCGTACTTCGGCTATCGAGGGATGTACGCCCTGTCCGTGGTGTCCGTGCCACTGCTCCTGGTGCTCGCCGCCTGGGTGACGATCCGTTCGTTCGCTGAGACCGACGGTCTGAGCGGCATGCTGGCGCAACGCCCGACGGCGTCCATGGGGGTGGCCGCGGCGGTCACCATCATCGTGGGGACGTTCGTCTCCGGTGGGACGCAGGCACCGAACTGGACTCGGTTCGCGCGCACCCCGCGGCAGGGTTTTGGTGCCGCGGCAGTGGCCTTCCTGATCGGGAACATGCTGATGCTGTTCTTCGGCGCGATCGGCGCCCTCGCGTTCGGTCAGGCCGACTTCGTGATGGTGCTCTTCGACCTGGGGCTCGTGGTGTGGGGCGTGGTGTTCCTGATCGGGAACCTGTGGACCACCAACGACAACACCGCCTACAACTTCGGCGTGGCCGGGGCGGAGATCGCGAACTCGCCCTCGAAGAAGCCGTTCGTGATCGGCGGGGTCGTCATCGGGACGCTGCTCGCGGTGACCGGGATCTACGACTCGTTGCCCGCCTTCCTCGGCTGGCTCGGCATCCTCATCCCGCCGGTCGGTGGCGTGCTGATCGGGGAGTGGTGGAGCCGCTGGCGTGGTGGAGTGCCGGAGTCGGCCACTCGGGTCGGCGCGGTGCGCTGGGAGAACGTGGCGGCCTACGCCGTCGGGTCCCTGGTGGCTTGGGGCACCGGCGAGCTGGCCTGGGGGATCCCGCCGGTGAACGGGATCGTGGTGGCGTTGCTGGCGGCGGTGGTTGCTGGGCGGCTGGTGAAGGGAACCGGGCCGCGGTAG
- the aztD gene encoding zinc metallochaperone AztD produces the protein MTLSTRPRGARYLALLGALPLVLAACGSDAGAGSDTAEPTDEPTVEETMAAPTEEASVSPRIVITYDGGVQVLDATTLELVSDLPLEGFNRLNAAGDGRHVLVSTTGGFQVLDAGTWAEPHGDHGHFYTAEPMLTDVIFAAEKPGHVVVHEGRTALFDDGTGNIVVQDSDTIGEGVADDARELALPAAHHGVAVELMDGSLLVTDGTEDERSGVRVLDADGEEIAATDDCPGVHGEATAADEAVVIGCEDGVVIYADGELTKVDSPDDYGRIGNQAGTEESPIVLGDYKVDPDAELERPTRISLIDTRNGELQLVDLPSSYTFRSIARGDDGEALVLGTDGSLHVIDPESGELVRSIEIMDAWEESEVWQDPRPAIRVLDGTAYVTDPATNEIHAVDIETGEVWNTASLEVTPNEIALASGDLPHEHGEGAEEGHDHEDEADHEDEVDHEDEADHEDEGHEGHDH, from the coding sequence ATGACTCTCAGCACTCGCCCACGCGGCGCCCGATACCTGGCGCTCCTTGGCGCCCTCCCCCTCGTGCTCGCAGCCTGCGGTAGCGACGCCGGAGCCGGCTCCGATACTGCCGAGCCCACCGACGAGCCGACCGTCGAAGAGACGATGGCTGCCCCCACGGAGGAGGCCTCGGTCTCACCGCGGATCGTCATCACCTACGACGGCGGCGTGCAGGTGCTCGACGCCACCACCCTCGAGCTCGTCTCCGACCTCCCACTGGAGGGGTTCAACCGCCTCAACGCCGCCGGAGACGGCCGACACGTGCTCGTCTCCACCACCGGGGGCTTCCAGGTGCTCGATGCGGGTACCTGGGCCGAGCCGCACGGCGACCATGGACACTTCTATACGGCTGAACCCATGCTCACCGACGTGATCTTTGCCGCGGAGAAGCCGGGGCACGTCGTGGTGCACGAAGGTCGCACCGCACTTTTCGATGACGGCACCGGCAACATCGTGGTGCAGGACTCCGACACGATCGGCGAGGGCGTGGCCGACGATGCGCGCGAGCTGGCACTGCCGGCCGCGCACCACGGGGTGGCCGTCGAGCTCATGGACGGCTCGTTGCTGGTGACCGACGGTACTGAGGACGAGCGGTCCGGGGTGCGGGTGCTCGATGCCGACGGCGAGGAGATCGCCGCCACGGACGACTGCCCCGGCGTGCACGGAGAGGCCACCGCTGCCGACGAGGCCGTGGTGATCGGGTGCGAGGACGGTGTGGTGATCTATGCCGACGGCGAGCTGACCAAGGTCGACAGCCCGGACGACTACGGCCGTATCGGCAACCAGGCGGGCACCGAAGAGTCCCCGATCGTGCTCGGCGACTACAAGGTGGACCCGGACGCCGAACTCGAACGCCCGACGCGGATCTCCTTGATCGACACCCGGAACGGTGAGCTCCAGCTCGTCGATCTGCCCTCCTCCTACACGTTCCGCTCGATCGCCCGAGGCGACGACGGCGAAGCACTGGTGCTCGGCACCGACGGGTCGTTGCACGTGATCGACCCGGAGTCCGGTGAGCTGGTCCGCTCGATCGAGATCATGGACGCATGGGAAGAGTCCGAGGTCTGGCAGGACCCGCGCCCGGCGATCCGTGTGCTCGATGGCACCGCCTACGTGACCGACCCCGCCACCAACGAGATCCACGCCGTGGACATCGAGACCGGTGAGGTGTGGAATACGGCCTCCCTCGAGGTGACTCCGAACGAGATCGCCCTCGCCTCCGGTGACCTGCCGCACGAGCATGGCGAGGGTGCTGAGGAGGGTCACGACCACGAGGATGAGGCCGACCATGAGGATGAGGTGGATCATGAGGATGAGGCCGACCATGAGGATGAGGGCCACGAGGGTCACGACCACTGA
- a CDS encoding helix-turn-helix domain-containing protein, translating to MPLLSRPVRHALLKPLVDRLWWTGPAPGATEVRERILPTGRAQLIISAGHADSVMIGPTSKSVDIIRRGDRVTVGAAFRAGGAEPFVAVPSEELTDITITLRSVWALASLPDRMAELRADAALDLLEAELLQRLQPERVTPTVLAAERAIRAGRGAGAVAAWLGEDRRRLVPQFRRTVGVGPKHYERIRRFSRTVEAIRQPQPPSLATIAAELGYADQAHLTREFGHFAGVLPSQLLGSASGSLNHVDTDKIYKT from the coding sequence ATGCCACTGCTCTCGCGCCCCGTTCGCCACGCGCTGCTCAAGCCGTTGGTGGACCGGCTGTGGTGGACTGGCCCGGCACCGGGTGCCACGGAGGTACGTGAGCGGATCTTGCCCACCGGGCGTGCACAGCTCATCATCTCGGCAGGGCACGCGGACAGCGTGATGATCGGACCAACGTCGAAGAGCGTCGATATCATTCGCCGTGGCGATCGCGTGACCGTCGGTGCAGCGTTCCGTGCCGGCGGCGCGGAGCCGTTCGTGGCGGTCCCGAGCGAGGAGTTGACCGATATCACGATCACTCTCAGATCGGTGTGGGCGCTGGCGAGCCTGCCGGACCGCATGGCTGAGCTTCGTGCCGACGCAGCGTTGGACCTCCTCGAGGCCGAGCTGTTGCAGCGGCTACAGCCCGAGCGCGTCACCCCCACGGTGCTCGCTGCGGAACGGGCGATCCGGGCCGGCCGCGGAGCGGGCGCCGTGGCCGCATGGCTGGGTGAGGACCGGCGGCGTCTCGTCCCGCAGTTCCGGCGAACGGTCGGCGTCGGTCCGAAGCACTATGAACGCATTCGTCGGTTCAGTCGTACGGTCGAAGCGATCAGGCAACCGCAGCCGCCATCGCTCGCCACCATCGCGGCAGAGCTCGGCTACGCCGACCAGGCGCACCTCACGCGCGAGTTCGGGCACTTCGCGGGCGTGCTCCCGTCCCAGTTGCTCGGCAGCGCCTCCGGCTCGCTCAACCACGTGGACACCGACAAGATCTACAAGACCTGA
- a CDS encoding 3-oxoacyl-ACP reductase — translation MSDTYLNLVNSGITKDVAKKLGLPRPAELRRTDPSAVDHPLLPGPVLLLGSGPDDTVADSLAQTLLAWDLDVHRTLPNRTLGAIVLTLTDIEHPEQVGERVLELGEALRSLAPSGRVIVLSRPAADTDDPAVAAARHGVDGFTRSLAKELRAGATGNGIVLSDGVTPGSPSVTGAVRFLLSARSAFVSGQFVHVTTTDGEVPGDWTRSLAGRVAVVTGAARGIGAAIARTLHRDGAEVIGVDVPAAGEQLAQVMNEVGGTALQLDITADDAAQRVIDLARSRHGRLDAVVHNAGVLRDKLLANMTAEKWDAVVAVNIAAQLRMNEALLSADGLAPDGLRLVSLASTSGIAGNRGQTNYGYTKAAVIGMTRALAPRLAEQGGTANAVAPGFIETEMTAKIPPVPRQVARRANSLQQGGQPVDVAETITFLLSPQAGGINGEVLRVCGQNLVGQ, via the coding sequence GTGAGTGACACCTATTTGAACCTGGTCAACTCCGGCATCACCAAGGACGTGGCCAAGAAGCTCGGCCTGCCGCGGCCGGCGGAGCTGCGACGTACCGACCCGAGCGCCGTGGACCACCCACTCCTACCCGGCCCGGTCCTGCTGCTGGGCTCGGGCCCGGACGACACGGTCGCAGACTCCCTGGCGCAGACCCTGTTGGCCTGGGACCTGGACGTGCACCGCACCCTGCCGAACCGCACGCTCGGCGCGATCGTGCTGACCCTGACCGATATCGAGCATCCGGAACAGGTCGGCGAGCGGGTGCTCGAGCTCGGGGAGGCGCTGCGCTCCCTCGCCCCGAGCGGACGCGTGATCGTCCTCTCCCGGCCGGCTGCGGACACCGACGATCCGGCCGTTGCCGCCGCCCGCCACGGGGTGGACGGCTTCACCCGATCGCTCGCCAAGGAGCTGCGCGCCGGCGCCACCGGCAACGGCATCGTGCTCTCCGACGGCGTCACGCCCGGCTCCCCGAGCGTCACCGGGGCCGTACGGTTCCTCCTCTCGGCTCGGTCGGCATTCGTGTCCGGTCAGTTCGTGCACGTCACCACCACCGACGGCGAGGTCCCCGGTGACTGGACCCGTTCCCTGGCCGGGCGGGTCGCCGTGGTGACCGGCGCCGCGCGCGGGATCGGTGCCGCCATCGCGCGCACCCTGCATCGCGACGGCGCCGAGGTGATCGGCGTGGACGTACCCGCGGCAGGTGAGCAGCTGGCGCAGGTGATGAACGAGGTGGGCGGTACCGCCTTGCAGCTGGACATCACCGCCGACGATGCCGCCCAGCGAGTGATCGATCTGGCGCGGTCCCGGCACGGGCGACTGGACGCCGTCGTGCACAACGCGGGTGTGCTGCGGGACAAGCTGCTCGCCAACATGACCGCGGAGAAGTGGGACGCGGTGGTGGCGGTGAACATCGCTGCGCAGCTGCGGATGAACGAGGCGCTGCTGAGCGCGGACGGGCTGGCACCGGACGGGCTGAGGCTGGTCTCGCTCGCCTCGACCTCGGGTATCGCCGGTAACCGCGGCCAGACGAACTACGGCTATACCAAGGCCGCCGTGATCGGGATGACCCGGGCGCTCGCGCCGCGGCTCGCCGAGCAGGGCGGGACCGCGAACGCGGTGGCCCCGGGGTTCATCGAGACCGAGATGACCGCGAAGATCCCGCCGGTGCCCCGGCAGGTCGCGCGCCGGGCGAACTCCCTGCAGCAGGGGGGACAACCGGTGGACGTGGCCGAGACGATCACCTTCCTGCTCTCCCCTCAGGCAGGCGGGATCAACGGAGAGGTGCTGCGCGTGTGCGGACAGAATCTGGTGGGCCAATAA
- a CDS encoding metal ABC transporter substrate-binding protein, with protein MRRRTATKVRAAVAGLAGLSLTASLAACESGSEETGSADGVTVLAAFYPLQFVSERVAGEEASVTSLTPPGADPHSLELAPVQVAELADADLVIYSSGLQPAVDDAVASQPPPRLVDAWDAAGIEADLLVEDPHFWLDPTLLGPVAGAVADELAAADPDNADAYQARAEELTAELDALDQQYADGLAGCSDAMLITAHEAFGYLADKYHLRQEGIAGIDPEVEASPARMREVADLVAEYGVQTLFFETITAPDVTEALAEEAGVETAVLDPLESEPNEGDYFTTMQANLEALENGLVCD; from the coding sequence ATGAGGCGACGGACGGCCACGAAGGTACGGGCCGCCGTCGCCGGCCTGGCCGGGTTGTCCTTGACGGCATCTCTTGCCGCCTGCGAGTCCGGCAGCGAGGAGACTGGCTCGGCCGACGGCGTGACGGTGCTGGCCGCGTTCTATCCGTTGCAGTTCGTCTCCGAGCGCGTCGCCGGCGAGGAGGCGAGCGTCACCAGCCTCACCCCGCCGGGCGCTGATCCGCACAGTCTCGAGCTGGCGCCGGTGCAAGTGGCCGAGTTGGCCGACGCCGATCTGGTGATCTACAGCTCCGGGCTGCAGCCCGCTGTCGACGATGCGGTGGCCAGCCAACCACCGCCGCGACTGGTAGACGCCTGGGACGCCGCCGGGATCGAGGCTGATCTGCTGGTCGAGGACCCGCACTTCTGGCTGGACCCCACACTCCTGGGACCGGTGGCCGGGGCAGTGGCCGACGAGCTCGCCGCAGCTGATCCGGACAACGCCGACGCATACCAGGCGCGGGCCGAGGAGCTGACGGCCGAGCTGGACGCGCTCGACCAGCAGTACGCCGACGGGCTGGCCGGATGCTCCGATGCGATGCTGATCACCGCACACGAGGCATTCGGCTACCTCGCCGACAAGTACCACCTGCGCCAGGAAGGAATCGCCGGGATCGACCCGGAGGTGGAGGCCTCACCGGCCCGCATGCGTGAGGTGGCGGACCTGGTGGCCGAGTACGGCGTCCAGACACTCTTCTTCGAGACCATCACCGCCCCGGACGTGACCGAGGCGCTCGCGGAGGAGGCCGGAGTCGAGACCGCTGTGCTCGACCCGTTGGAGAGCGAGCCAAACGAGGGCGACTATTTCACCACGATGCAGGCCAATCTCGAGGCGCTCGAGAACGGGTTGGTCTGCGACTGA
- the ykgO gene encoding type B 50S ribosomal protein L36 has product MKVRASLRSLKNQPGSIVVRRRGKTYVINKKNPRLKARQG; this is encoded by the coding sequence ATGAAGGTTCGTGCGTCATTGCGCTCGTTGAAGAACCAGCCCGGATCGATCGTGGTCCGCCGCCGCGGCAAGACCTACGTGATCAACAAGAAGAACCCGCGGCTCAAGGCCCGGCAGGGCTGA
- a CDS encoding VOC family protein → MSTTSIYPRLVVDNAAAAIDFYTAALGGTELVRFAEPSGMIVHAEVQFGDDVLSLTEHDGHMNLSPRALGGTALLLTLTVDDADAVGAQMVANGAHVVIPIDDRHYGRREGRFRDPSGHVWIISQHIESLTAAEIAERLR, encoded by the coding sequence ATGTCAACCACATCGATCTATCCACGGCTCGTCGTCGACAACGCCGCTGCCGCCATCGACTTCTACACCGCAGCCCTCGGTGGAACTGAACTGGTCAGGTTCGCCGAACCCTCCGGCATGATCGTGCATGCCGAGGTCCAGTTCGGCGACGACGTCCTTTCCCTCACCGAGCACGACGGCCACATGAACCTCTCACCCCGAGCACTCGGCGGAACTGCGCTACTTCTCACGCTGACCGTCGATGACGCCGACGCGGTCGGCGCACAGATGGTCGCCAACGGTGCGCACGTCGTCATCCCGATCGATGACCGACACTACGGACGGCGCGAAGGTCGCTTTCGGGACCCCTCGGGTCACGTCTGGATCATCAGCCAGCACATCGAGAGCCTCACCGCCGCGGAGATCGCCGAACGGCTCCGGTAG
- the rpmB gene encoding 50S ribosomal protein L28: MSAHCQLTGAEPKFGNTISHSHRRTSRRFNPNIQRRTYWVPSLGRRVRLRLSTRAIKTIDTIGIEAAIVRIRARGEQI; this comes from the coding sequence ATGTCCGCTCACTGCCAACTCACCGGCGCCGAACCGAAGTTCGGCAACACCATCTCCCACTCCCACCGGCGCACCTCACGTCGGTTCAACCCGAACATCCAACGGCGCACCTATTGGGTACCGTCCCTCGGCCGCCGCGTGCGGCTACGGCTGAGCACCCGCGCGATCAAGACCATCGACACGATCGGCATCGAGGCCGCGATCGTGCGGATCCGAGCACGAGGAGAGCAGATCTGA
- a CDS encoding nucleoside deaminase, which yields MTTLPVPPDDTTLRAWLTIAVEEARAGLAEGGVPIGAVLISADGEVLGRGHNRRIQDGDPSAHGETDAFRNAGRQRTYRGTTMVTTLSPCWYCTGLIRQFGISRVVVGESTTFTGGHGDLEKLGVEVIVLEDAECIAMMRTFIADHPDIWNEDIGE from the coding sequence ATGACCACCCTGCCCGTGCCACCGGACGACACCACGCTGCGAGCGTGGCTCACGATCGCCGTCGAGGAGGCCCGTGCCGGGCTCGCCGAGGGTGGGGTGCCGATCGGTGCCGTGCTCATCTCCGCCGACGGCGAGGTGCTCGGCCGCGGCCACAACCGCCGCATCCAGGACGGCGACCCCTCCGCGCACGGGGAGACCGATGCCTTCCGCAATGCCGGCCGGCAGCGCACCTACCGCGGCACCACGATGGTCACCACGCTCTCGCCTTGCTGGTACTGCACCGGCCTGATCCGCCAGTTCGGGATCTCCCGGGTGGTGGTGGGCGAGTCCACCACCTTCACCGGCGGGCACGGTGACCTCGAGAAGCTCGGCGTCGAGGTGATCGTGCTCGAGGACGCCGAGTGCATCGCGATGATGCGCACGTTCATCGCCGATCACCCGGACATCTGGAACGAGGACATCGGCGAATGA
- a CDS encoding MaoC/PaaZ C-terminal domain-containing protein, producing the protein MSTHEREQTLPEVPALGGLYANALAKSARLMVRAPGDKATTLPEVTYRVEDVRPDAERLTAYQHLLGEPGTDVLPAGFVHVTAFGLAMAVMAREDFPLPLLGMVHIANRVEQRNPIHVGEALTVRAWAEGLRAHKAGTQVDLVVEASRPDDGDPAWTGRSTYLAKGRQLPGLALLETEPREDPWGTDVGQPAAVWNLAKDTGRRYAQVSGDRNPIHLSALTAKAFGFPRAIAHGMYTAARALAAVGASRVSRAEAFTWDVTFAKPVLLPSKVALALRPDGEAVQYLGWNQKSGKRHFSGTVTPLP; encoded by the coding sequence ATGAGCACCCACGAGCGCGAGCAGACCCTCCCCGAGGTACCGGCGCTGGGCGGCTTGTATGCGAATGCGCTGGCGAAGTCGGCGCGGCTGATGGTCCGGGCCCCGGGCGACAAGGCGACCACGCTGCCCGAGGTGACCTATCGGGTGGAGGACGTCCGCCCCGATGCGGAGCGGCTCACCGCCTACCAGCACCTGCTCGGCGAACCGGGCACCGACGTGCTGCCGGCCGGGTTCGTCCATGTGACAGCGTTCGGCCTGGCCATGGCCGTGATGGCACGGGAGGACTTCCCGCTGCCGCTGCTCGGGATGGTGCACATCGCGAACCGGGTGGAGCAGCGCAACCCGATCCATGTGGGTGAGGCACTCACGGTGCGCGCGTGGGCGGAGGGGCTGCGTGCGCACAAGGCCGGCACCCAGGTGGACCTGGTCGTCGAGGCCAGCCGGCCCGACGACGGTGACCCCGCCTGGACCGGACGGTCCACCTACCTGGCGAAGGGACGTCAGCTGCCCGGCCTGGCGCTGCTGGAGACGGAACCTCGCGAGGACCCGTGGGGCACGGACGTGGGGCAACCGGCCGCCGTCTGGAATCTGGCCAAGGACACCGGACGGCGGTACGCGCAGGTCTCCGGCGACCGCAACCCCATCCACCTGAGCGCCCTGACGGCGAAGGCCTTCGGCTTCCCGCGGGCGATCGCGCACGGAATGTACACCGCCGCCCGGGCTCTGGCCGCCGTCGGGGCGAGCCGGGTCTCCCGGGCGGAGGCGTTCACCTGGGACGTCACCTTCGCGAAACCGGTGCTGCTGCCCTCGAAGGTCGCGCTCGCGTTGCGCCCCGACGGCGAGGCCGTGCAGTACCTGGGGTGGAACCAGAAGTCCGGCAAGCGCCACTTCAGCGGCACCGTCACCCCCCTGCCCTAA
- a CDS encoding phosphoribosylaminoimidazolesuccinocarboxamide synthase: protein MSEHTAPDGAAPTLPGWRHTYSGKVRDLYVPDSGAADVVLVVASDRVSAYDHVLPTPIPDKGVVLTALSLWWFDQLASIVDNHVVSLDVPAAVAGRAMICRRLTMYPVECVARGYLTGSGLAEYRTEGAVCGVPLPDGLEDGSRLPEPIFTPATKAAVGEHDENVSFDHVAAQIGRESAARLREVTLEVYAFAERLAAERGVLLADTKLEFGTAPDGALVLGDEVLTPDSSRYWPADQWEPGRSQPSFDKQFVRDWLTSPASGWDRASDAPPPPLPEDVVARTRARYVEAYERITGRTFGD from the coding sequence GTGAGTGAGCACACTGCACCCGACGGCGCCGCCCCGACGCTGCCCGGGTGGCGGCACACGTACTCGGGCAAGGTGCGCGACCTGTACGTGCCGGACAGCGGCGCGGCGGACGTGGTCCTGGTGGTGGCCAGCGACCGGGTGAGCGCCTACGACCACGTGCTGCCCACCCCCATCCCGGACAAGGGCGTGGTGCTGACGGCGCTGAGCCTGTGGTGGTTCGACCAGCTCGCCTCGATCGTGGACAACCACGTGGTCTCGCTCGACGTGCCCGCCGCAGTGGCCGGGCGAGCGATGATCTGCCGCCGGCTGACGATGTACCCGGTGGAGTGCGTGGCACGCGGATACCTCACCGGTTCCGGCCTGGCCGAGTACCGCACCGAAGGTGCCGTGTGCGGTGTGCCGCTGCCGGACGGCTTGGAGGATGGCTCCCGGCTCCCCGAGCCCATCTTCACCCCGGCCACCAAGGCAGCGGTGGGTGAACACGACGAGAACGTCAGCTTCGACCACGTCGCCGCTCAGATCGGCCGCGAGAGCGCCGCCCGGCTGCGCGAGGTCACCCTCGAGGTATACGCGTTCGCGGAGCGGCTGGCCGCGGAGCGCGGGGTGCTCCTGGCCGATACCAAGCTCGAGTTCGGTACCGCACCCGACGGCGCCCTGGTGCTGGGCGACGAGGTACTCACCCCCGACTCCTCCCGGTACTGGCCCGCGGACCAGTGGGAACCCGGCCGCTCGCAACCCAGCTTCGACAAGCAGTTCGTTCGTGACTGGCTGACATCACCGGCCTCCGGCTGGGACCGGGCCTCCGATGCCCCTCCTCCCCCGCTGCCCGAGGACGTCGTGGCCCGGACCCGGGCACGGTATGTCGAGGCCTACGAGCGCATCACCGGCCGGACCTTCGGGGACTGA